A genomic stretch from Kovacikia minuta CCNUW1 includes:
- a CDS encoding outer membrane protein produces MAQPAAERAIESRHFELAGSSLPLNSIAQADAPPSQPPEPSAQPAPDDARSETLPDRWQFSVEPYFFVPLNVETKVTVAGRSTSFDLGLGDILDFDRAFDAGLRVEAQKNRWGIIFDGFYVSAKDSGNFGVTFPQGSLQRFGINSTIRASADASVSVRQGTIDLAAFYRIVDTSLNAAAESPDRYPRFVVDPILGLRTNILRQEIEIGNVRVGNFPLPVNQDFTYSKTFVEPLIGARIGLDLSERWAISIRGDVSGFNINADRNLTWNLLIGTQYRLSPSTSLQLGYRFNDFDFADGSGLRRAKVNVHQNGILLGVVFRF; encoded by the coding sequence TTGGCTCAACCTGCTGCTGAACGGGCGATCGAATCGCGCCATTTTGAATTGGCAGGATCATCCTTACCGCTTAATTCGATCGCCCAGGCGGATGCCCCTCCTTCCCAACCTCCCGAACCCTCTGCACAACCTGCACCGGATGATGCGCGCTCCGAAACGCTCCCCGATCGGTGGCAATTTTCAGTGGAACCCTATTTCTTTGTGCCTTTGAATGTTGAGACAAAGGTGACGGTTGCTGGGCGCAGTACCTCGTTTGACTTAGGGTTGGGGGACATTTTGGATTTCGATCGTGCCTTTGATGCCGGTCTACGGGTAGAAGCCCAGAAGAATCGATGGGGAATTATTTTCGATGGGTTTTATGTCTCTGCCAAGGATAGTGGAAATTTTGGGGTAACGTTTCCCCAGGGCAGTTTGCAACGCTTTGGCATTAACAGCACGATCAGGGCAAGTGCGGACGCGAGTGTTTCTGTCCGCCAGGGAACGATCGATCTGGCAGCTTTTTATCGCATCGTTGATACATCCTTAAACGCTGCGGCGGAATCCCCCGATCGTTATCCCCGATTTGTGGTTGACCCAATTTTAGGACTCCGAACCAACATTTTGCGCCAGGAGATTGAAATTGGTAATGTGCGTGTTGGCAATTTCCCGCTTCCGGTTAATCAGGACTTCACCTACTCTAAAACCTTTGTTGAACCGTTAATTGGCGCACGGATCGGGTTAGATTTATCCGAGCGGTGGGCAATCAGCATTCGGGGAGATGTATCCGGATTTAATATCAATGCGGATAGAAACCTGACCTGGAACCTACTGATTGGAACCCAATATCGCCTGTCTCCCAGCACATCCCTGCAACTGGGTTATCGCTTCAATGACTTTGATTTTGCAGATGGATCGGGCTTAAGGCGGGCAAAGGTTAATGTGCATCAGAATGGGATACTGCTGGGGGTTGTGTTTCGCTTCTGA
- a CDS encoding protein-tyrosine phosphatase family protein: MYRFAAACRTESIVFGACRPGYSEVQIQHWISFMKSQGMQRVCCLLEKDQLIRYPDLLGSYNQAFGTDNVCSAPIADFEICDRTTLQHTILPFLLVSDHRQQKTVVHCSGGIGRTGHVLAAWLVFGRGVSQRAAIQAVRQMGRNPYEAVIAAPLRGKNLLRVRADLHQLLDAGHLNE, encoded by the coding sequence GTGTATAGATTTGCTGCGGCTTGCCGGACCGAATCCATTGTTTTTGGAGCTTGTAGACCTGGCTATTCCGAGGTGCAGATCCAGCACTGGATTTCGTTTATGAAAAGTCAGGGAATGCAACGGGTCTGCTGCTTATTGGAAAAAGACCAGTTGATTCGCTATCCAGATTTGCTCGGCAGCTACAACCAAGCTTTTGGAACTGACAATGTTTGTTCGGCACCGATCGCTGATTTTGAGATTTGCGATCGAACAACCCTTCAACACACCATTTTGCCGTTTCTCCTGGTGTCCGATCATCGGCAGCAAAAAACGGTGGTTCATTGTTCGGGAGGTATCGGACGAACGGGGCACGTACTTGCCGCATGGCTCGTGTTTGGACGAGGGGTGTCTCAACGTGCAGCCATCCAAGCCGTTCGACAAATGGGTAGAAATCCCTATGAAGCTGTGATTGCAGCTCCCCTACGCGGTAAGAATCTATTACGAGTACGGGCAGACCTGCACCAGCTCCTGGATGCTGGTCATCTCAATGAATGA
- a CDS encoding DUF4142 domain-containing protein, whose product MFKVNLPIIVFSAIAVPILSSCNAPPQADQSTNQPTQSPAQLTQASPTAEPSAERLSDQQFATKVAQSDRAEITLGRLASQKATNAEVKKYGQMMAQDHTKTTNQLKQLANQKKLTLPTDMGAEHKAAQRQLSQLSGAAFDRQYMHQMVKDHQKAIALFQQEAQEGENAALKAWASKTLPALEEHLNMATSLERTVSQSSTK is encoded by the coding sequence ATGTTTAAGGTTAACCTTCCAATCATCGTTTTTTCTGCGATCGCTGTACCCATTCTTTCCAGTTGTAATGCGCCACCTCAAGCGGATCAATCAACGAATCAACCGACCCAATCTCCGGCTCAATTAACCCAGGCATCGCCAACGGCAGAACCTTCTGCTGAACGCTTGTCAGACCAACAATTTGCAACAAAAGTCGCTCAGAGTGATAGGGCAGAAATTACCCTGGGAAGACTGGCGTCACAAAAGGCGACAAATGCAGAGGTCAAGAAGTATGGACAAATGATGGCTCAAGATCACACCAAAACGACCAACCAGCTTAAACAACTGGCTAACCAAAAGAAACTGACATTACCGACAGATATGGGGGCTGAACATAAAGCAGCCCAGAGACAATTATCGCAGTTGTCTGGTGCAGCGTTCGATCGACAATACATGCATCAGATGGTGAAAGACCATCAGAAAGCGATTGCACTATTTCAACAGGAGGCTCAGGAGGGAGAAAATGCAGCGCTAAAGGCATGGGCATCTAAAACGCTGCCTGCGCTTGAAGAACATCTCAACATGGCAACTTCTTTGGAGCGAACTGTTAGCCAATCTAGTACGAAGTAG
- a CDS encoding IS110 family RNA-guided transposase, which yields MSASNLVALGIDISKASFDVALLKSDKRSKVGKFDNTSEGFEQLSQWLRGQGVEQVHACLEATNVYGHALAIHLFRQGHQVSIVNPARVKGYAKSQLSRTKNDRADAGLIARFCRDLKPSLWHPCAAEVAKLQGFSRRLEALEHMVTQEQNRLDICDEEFRADIEAHIQFLKGQVESVKKRLHEHIKAHESLAKQHQLLTSIAGIGDKTAAIVLAEIGTLAVFGSARQLAAFAGLTPQEFTSGSSVNGKTRLCKIGNPRLRKALYFPALTSIRHCPQIQAFRQRLLQAGKTKMQVVGAVMHKLIRVIYGVLKSGQPFDASKLMPPNQAQSKAEKSLTSALAS from the coding sequence ATGAGTGCATCCAACTTAGTGGCTTTAGGCATTGACATCAGCAAAGCCAGTTTCGATGTCGCATTACTCAAGAGCGACAAACGCTCGAAAGTCGGGAAGTTTGACAATACCTCAGAGGGCTTTGAGCAGTTAAGCCAATGGCTGCGTGGGCAAGGAGTTGAGCAGGTACATGCCTGTCTTGAAGCCACCAACGTGTATGGACACGCCCTAGCAATCCATTTATTCCGCCAGGGGCATCAGGTTAGTATCGTCAATCCAGCACGGGTCAAAGGGTATGCCAAAAGCCAACTGAGCCGCACCAAAAATGACCGAGCCGATGCCGGGTTGATCGCTCGCTTTTGCCGTGACCTCAAACCGAGCTTATGGCACCCCTGTGCGGCTGAAGTCGCCAAACTGCAAGGCTTTTCTCGCCGCTTAGAAGCCCTTGAGCACATGGTCACTCAAGAGCAAAATCGCTTGGACATCTGTGACGAGGAATTTAGAGCTGATATTGAAGCTCACATTCAGTTTCTCAAAGGGCAAGTCGAATCGGTAAAAAAGCGATTGCACGAGCATATCAAAGCCCATGAAAGTTTAGCCAAACAGCACCAGTTGCTGACTTCGATCGCAGGCATTGGTGACAAAACAGCCGCAATTGTCCTGGCTGAAATTGGCACGCTGGCGGTCTTTGGTTCAGCACGACAGTTAGCTGCCTTTGCTGGGCTGACTCCCCAGGAGTTTACCTCCGGTAGCTCTGTCAACGGCAAAACGCGCCTGTGTAAAATTGGCAATCCTCGTTTACGTAAAGCGCTCTATTTCCCTGCCCTCACCTCGATTCGCCATTGCCCTCAAATCCAAGCCTTTCGGCAACGCCTGCTGCAAGCCGGTAAAACCAAGATGCAAGTGGTCGGAGCCGTGATGCATAAATTGATTCGCGTCATCTATGGGGTACTCAAGTCGGGTCAACCCTTCGATGCCTCTAAATTGATGCCTCCGAACCAGGCTCAATCAAAAGCTGAGAAATCTTTGACTTCAGCCCTTGCATCTTAG
- the rppB gene encoding two-component system sensor histidine kinase RppB, translated as MYKSKLFHLTRLRLTGCYVGVMATILSLGGIAFYGMMAQAHWHALHQELESVAGTLHDGLEPNLKQPGKIEPSIQQLVPGLCLTGTTCAETKQRHVLGTVQQEGYYARFLTQSGQLVATVGYQPEQLPFIGGDNLWQTLKDPHGQRYHHISLLLKTANSQPWGYLQVGRSLKEFDNHLATTGWLLLIGLPLVMLLITGASWWLAGLAMQPVYQSYQQIQQFTADAAHELRTPLAATKATVESTLEIEPLTVAEAKSTLFTIERQNNRLIQLVQDLLLLSRMDLQVLSLKVQPVKLNTLITDVVDEFEALAIAAGLSLMTEVLSHQPVTVFGDEDQLYRLVANLVTNAIQYTCKGGKITIRLNKDEKHALLQVQDTGIGIPEAEQTRIFDRFYRVNSDRSRAQGGSGLGLAIAQAIAQTHQGYIFVQSVSGNGSIFTLQLPLLPQLRSR; from the coding sequence ATGTACAAAAGTAAGCTGTTTCATCTGACTCGCCTCCGCCTGACAGGCTGCTATGTGGGAGTTATGGCAACAATTTTGAGCCTGGGTGGAATTGCCTTCTACGGTATGATGGCGCAAGCCCATTGGCACGCCCTCCATCAGGAATTAGAATCGGTTGCTGGCACCTTACACGATGGATTAGAACCGAATCTGAAGCAGCCTGGGAAAATAGAGCCTAGCATCCAGCAACTTGTGCCAGGGTTGTGTTTGACAGGGACGACCTGCGCTGAGACAAAGCAGCGTCATGTCCTGGGAACTGTGCAACAGGAAGGCTATTATGCGCGTTTTCTCACGCAGTCTGGACAGTTAGTTGCGACCGTGGGGTATCAACCCGAACAGCTTCCATTTATCGGCGGAGATAATCTTTGGCAGACGCTCAAAGACCCGCACGGGCAGCGATATCATCACATTTCTCTATTACTAAAAACAGCAAACAGCCAGCCCTGGGGCTACTTGCAAGTCGGGCGATCGCTCAAAGAATTTGACAATCATCTCGCAACTACGGGTTGGCTACTGCTGATTGGGCTGCCACTCGTGATGTTACTCATTACGGGCGCGAGCTGGTGGTTAGCAGGATTGGCGATGCAGCCCGTGTATCAGTCCTACCAACAAATTCAACAATTTACAGCGGATGCTGCCCACGAGCTACGCACCCCTTTAGCGGCAACCAAAGCGACCGTTGAATCGACTTTAGAAATCGAACCTTTAACGGTGGCTGAAGCGAAAAGTACATTGTTCACGATCGAGCGGCAAAACAATCGCTTAATTCAACTGGTTCAGGATCTATTGCTGCTGTCTCGCATGGATCTGCAAGTATTGTCCCTCAAAGTACAGCCCGTCAAGCTGAATACTCTCATTACTGATGTCGTAGATGAGTTTGAAGCACTCGCGATCGCCGCTGGGCTGAGTTTAATGACAGAGGTTCTTAGCCATCAACCTGTCACTGTCTTCGGCGATGAAGATCAGCTTTATCGCCTCGTTGCCAATCTTGTTACCAACGCGATTCAATACACTTGTAAAGGAGGCAAAATTACCATTCGCCTCAATAAAGATGAAAAACACGCATTGCTGCAAGTGCAGGACACAGGAATTGGGATTCCTGAAGCAGAGCAGACTCGAATCTTTGATCGGTTCTACCGAGTCAACAGCGATCGTTCCCGCGCCCAAGGTGGTTCAGGATTGGGATTGGCAATCGCGCAGGCGATCGCGCAAACGCATCAGGGTTATATCTTTGTTCAAAGCGTTTCAGGTAACGGCAGCATTTTTACGCTCCAACTTCCGCTGCTACCACAACTCAGATCCCGATGA
- the rppA gene encoding two-component system response regulator RppA, producing MRILLVEDEPDLGAAIQKALQRDKYIVDWVQDGNTAWNYLEDSPVHYTLAIFDWLLPGLSGIELCQRLRANHYTLPVLMLTAKDRMEDKVIGLDAGADDYLVKPFGMAELRARLRALQRRSPLLHSQQLQLGQLMLDYGTATVSVPLPQGTRQIIPLTAKEFQLLEYFMKHPNQLLTREQLMNQVWEMEADPTSNVVPAQIRLLRRKLSDYGCHELLETVYGLGYRLNAAHVQK from the coding sequence ATGCGAATTTTGCTGGTTGAAGATGAACCGGATTTAGGAGCCGCTATCCAAAAAGCGCTTCAACGGGATAAATACATTGTGGATTGGGTGCAGGATGGCAACACCGCCTGGAACTACCTGGAGGATTCGCCCGTACACTACACCCTGGCGATTTTCGACTGGCTTTTACCGGGATTATCTGGTATTGAGCTGTGCCAGCGCCTGAGAGCAAACCACTACACCCTCCCAGTTTTGATGTTGACGGCAAAAGACCGCATGGAGGATAAGGTGATTGGACTGGATGCGGGAGCCGATGATTATCTGGTGAAGCCCTTTGGTATGGCAGAACTGCGGGCACGGCTGCGGGCGTTACAGCGACGATCGCCCTTGCTCCATTCCCAACAGCTTCAGCTGGGTCAGTTAATGTTGGATTATGGAACGGCGACGGTTTCTGTTCCATTGCCCCAGGGAACCCGTCAAATCATTCCGCTCACTGCCAAAGAATTTCAGCTTCTGGAGTATTTTATGAAGCATCCCAATCAGCTTTTAACCCGTGAGCAACTCATGAATCAGGTGTGGGAAATGGAGGCAGATCCGACCAGTAATGTGGTACCTGCCCAAATTCGCTTGTTGCGGCGAAAGCTGTCTGACTACGGTTGCCATGAGTTGTTGGAAACCGTCTACGGGTTGGGGTACCGCCTCAATGCAGCCCATGTACAAAAGTAA
- a CDS encoding DUF4058 family protein: MPSPFPGTDPYLEGYLWANVHNALASKIQQQLVPKLRSDYTARLEIYLIGDTAPEGENSPMHRSKVAAHGSI, from the coding sequence ATGCCGTCACCGTTTCCCGGAACAGATCCCTATCTTGAGGGCTATTTATGGGCAAATGTCCACAATGCATTGGCAAGTAAAATTCAGCAGCAGTTGGTTCCCAAATTGCGTTCTGATTACACAGCCCGGTTAGAGATTTATTTGATAGGAGACACTGCTCCAGAAGGTGAAAATAGTCCAATGCACCGTAGTAAGGTTGCCGCTCACGGGTCGATTTGA
- a CDS encoding Uma2 family endonuclease — translation MVLLSDLTERLHIDDPEERRIISNVDWLQYEALLFDLGNVSHYRVSYLDGVLEIVSPSRRHEIGKARIGDLLLIYFVETDTEYFPTGSTTFRKQEGQAGTEPDESYCIGTDKAFPDLAIEVVVTSGGINRLELYRRLGVREVWFWQNNQFSIYHLREDAPIQFAQTFGYEAINHSEVLPGLDMNLLAACVRNPNPLAAAKEFRQGVRNNRS, via the coding sequence ATGGTACTCCTTAGCGATTTAACTGAGCGTCTGCACATTGACGACCCGGAAGAACGGCGAATCATTAGCAATGTTGATTGGTTACAGTACGAAGCGTTGCTTTTCGATCTGGGCAATGTCTCTCACTACCGGGTCAGCTATTTAGATGGAGTGTTGGAAATTGTGTCACCAAGTCGTCGGCATGAAATTGGAAAAGCTCGCATTGGTGATTTGTTACTGATTTACTTCGTAGAAACTGACACCGAATACTTCCCCACAGGCTCCACCACCTTTCGTAAGCAGGAAGGACAGGCGGGCACGGAACCTGATGAAAGCTATTGCATTGGCACCGATAAGGCATTTCCCGATTTGGCGATCGAAGTTGTTGTCACCAGTGGCGGCATCAATCGGCTGGAGCTTTATCGACGATTGGGAGTCCGCGAAGTGTGGTTCTGGCAGAACAATCAGTTTTCGATCTATCACCTGCGCGAGGACGCGCCGATTCAGTTCGCTCAGACCTTTGGCTATGAGGCAATCAATCATAGTGAAGTTCTCCCTGGTTTGGATATGAATTTGCTGGCTGCCTGTGTTCGTAACCCCAATCCACTGGCAGCAGCGAAGGAATTTCGGCAAGGTGTGCGAAACAATCGGTCATGA
- a CDS encoding efflux RND transporter periplasmic adaptor subunit: MTRIAQPPTLRFSATLLLMSLVVSPGATLAHSGHGNEFGGSQSAQSAGSIRVDPETAQRLGLKVEPVSRQRLAYGIKTTGQLEALPNQKVEVTTPVKGTVVKLLVNPGDTVRRGQPVAIMTSPELAELRTAALDRQAEAIAAGQQAQADLRLAQQNLEQQKRIVAANIRQARTQVNVAQERYDKDRELLASGAIPRRTVLESETKLAEARAVLAKAASALEVSEAQAQLRRAQSAVEVAQSRRFLSGKTYQTRLQQLGAQPNSDGTITIAAPIAGIVVDRETTQGESGEDAGKKVMTIVDGNTVQVSANIYEKDLNQIQKGQRVQVKANGIPNRFFEGRIRVIGAMVEGETRVVPVKAELDNSGGVLKPGMFVELEVLTTRTPANLLTIPKTALVETNTQQKLVFVQNGDAFEPTQVTLGRESGTFVEIKNGLFDGDRIVTQAAPMLYAQSLRGGSPTTNDHGAAAKPANHASGQVPWWVMVPVGGAIAAGTFWAGMMWAKRGNQQKHFSP, encoded by the coding sequence ATGACGCGCATTGCTCAACCTCCAACCCTGCGGTTTTCTGCAACCCTTCTGCTGATGTCTCTGGTTGTCTCACCTGGGGCGACCCTCGCGCATAGCGGGCATGGGAATGAGTTCGGTGGCAGCCAATCGGCTCAATCGGCTGGTTCTATTCGGGTCGATCCTGAAACGGCTCAGCGGTTAGGGCTGAAAGTTGAGCCAGTTTCTCGCCAACGGCTTGCCTATGGCATTAAAACCACTGGACAACTAGAAGCACTGCCCAACCAGAAAGTTGAAGTCACGACGCCTGTAAAAGGCACTGTGGTCAAACTGCTGGTGAATCCAGGGGATACGGTCAGACGCGGTCAGCCTGTGGCAATCATGACGAGTCCAGAACTGGCAGAACTGCGAACGGCTGCACTAGACCGTCAAGCAGAAGCGATCGCAGCCGGTCAGCAAGCCCAGGCTGATTTGCGCTTAGCCCAGCAAAATCTGGAACAACAGAAACGGATTGTGGCAGCGAATATTAGGCAGGCTCGCACCCAGGTAAATGTTGCCCAGGAGCGCTACGACAAGGATCGAGAGCTGCTGGCAAGTGGCGCAATTCCTCGCCGCACGGTCTTAGAGTCGGAAACAAAACTGGCAGAAGCAAGAGCCGTTTTGGCAAAAGCAGCCAGTGCGCTAGAAGTCTCGGAAGCTCAAGCTCAACTCCGACGCGCCCAATCTGCGGTGGAAGTGGCTCAATCACGGAGGTTCCTGAGTGGGAAGACTTATCAAACACGCCTCCAACAACTGGGAGCACAGCCCAACTCTGACGGAACCATCACAATTGCGGCTCCGATCGCTGGCATTGTTGTTGATCGTGAAACCACCCAGGGAGAATCGGGTGAGGATGCGGGCAAAAAGGTAATGACGATCGTAGATGGTAATACCGTTCAGGTGAGCGCCAACATCTACGAGAAAGATTTAAACCAGATTCAGAAAGGTCAACGTGTGCAGGTCAAAGCCAATGGCATTCCCAATCGTTTCTTTGAGGGACGCATCCGTGTGATTGGGGCAATGGTAGAAGGCGAAACCCGCGTTGTACCCGTAAAAGCAGAACTGGACAATTCAGGTGGCGTGCTCAAACCGGGGATGTTTGTTGAACTGGAGGTGCTAACGACGCGCACACCTGCCAACCTGCTGACAATTCCCAAAACCGCACTTGTCGAAACGAATACCCAACAGAAGCTTGTGTTTGTCCAAAACGGCGATGCCTTTGAGCCAACCCAAGTGACCTTAGGACGGGAATCCGGCACGTTTGTTGAAATTAAGAATGGGCTATTTGATGGCGATCGGATCGTGACTCAAGCTGCTCCGATGCTGTATGCCCAGTCACTCCGGGGTGGCAGCCCAACGACGAATGACCACGGTGCAGCAGCGAAGCCCGCCAATCACGCCAGTGGACAGGTTCCCTGGTGGGTGATGGTTCCGGTTGGTGGCGCGATCGCCGCTGGCACCTTTTGGGCTGGCATGATGTGGGCGAAAAGAGGCAACCAGCAGAAACATTTTTCACCTTAG
- a CDS encoding FMN-binding glutamate synthase family protein, whose amino-acid sequence MNHSDFSRHLSLEASAGYDRTILNYIQNAAAHGLYEIRGMGAKRKLPHFDDLVFFGASMSRYPLEGYREKCVTKTILGTRYAKKPIELEIPITIAGMSFGSLSANVKEALGRAATEMGTTTTTGDGGMTPEERQSSKTLVYQCLPSRYGFNPDDIRKADAIEIVVGQGAKPGGGGMLLGQKINPRVAEMRTLPEGIDQRSACRHPDWTGPDDLTIKIQELRELTDWEKPIYVKVGATRTYNDVKLAVHAGADVIVVDGMQGGTAATQTVFIEHVGIPTLAAVRQAVDALEEMGMKEQVQLIVSGGIRTGADVAKAIAMGADAVSIGQGVLIALGCNHDRYFQTGEYHSAIEDYAAIGTAPGYCHHCHTGKCPVGITTQDAVLEQRLTPEIGARHLRNYLKTLTMELTTIARACGKQNVHHLEREDLVALTVEAAAMARLPLAGTNWVPGW is encoded by the coding sequence ATGAATCACTCTGATTTTTCCCGACACCTTTCTTTAGAAGCATCTGCCGGGTACGATCGCACCATTCTCAACTATATCCAGAATGCAGCGGCACATGGGTTGTATGAAATTCGCGGCATGGGTGCCAAACGCAAATTGCCCCACTTTGATGATCTGGTATTTTTTGGGGCATCAATGTCGCGCTATCCGTTAGAAGGCTATCGGGAAAAGTGTGTGACTAAAACCATCCTGGGGACTCGTTATGCCAAAAAACCGATCGAGTTGGAGATTCCGATTACGATCGCTGGCATGAGTTTTGGCTCTCTATCGGCAAACGTCAAAGAAGCCCTCGGTCGGGCTGCCACCGAAATGGGCACCACCACCACCACTGGCGATGGCGGCATGACGCCGGAAGAACGCCAGTCCTCCAAAACCCTGGTCTATCAATGTTTACCATCCCGCTACGGGTTTAATCCTGATGATATCCGCAAAGCAGATGCGATCGAAATCGTGGTCGGTCAGGGGGCAAAACCGGGGGGTGGAGGGATGTTGTTAGGACAGAAGATCAACCCTCGCGTTGCCGAGATGCGAACCTTGCCGGAAGGCATTGACCAACGCTCCGCCTGCCGTCACCCTGATTGGACTGGCCCCGATGATCTGACGATTAAAATTCAAGAGCTGCGGGAGCTGACCGATTGGGAAAAGCCGATTTATGTCAAGGTGGGAGCGACCCGCACCTACAACGATGTCAAATTGGCAGTCCATGCGGGTGCCGATGTGATTGTGGTGGATGGGATGCAGGGAGGCACCGCTGCCACCCAAACCGTGTTCATTGAGCATGTCGGCATTCCGACCCTGGCTGCGGTGCGGCAGGCGGTGGATGCGCTGGAAGAAATGGGCATGAAGGAACAGGTGCAATTGATCGTCTCCGGTGGCATTCGTACCGGTGCCGATGTGGCAAAGGCGATCGCGATGGGAGCGGATGCGGTGTCGATCGGGCAGGGCGTTTTGATTGCCCTCGGTTGCAACCACGATCGCTATTTTCAAACTGGAGAATATCACTCCGCGATCGAAGATTATGCGGCGATCGGCACCGCCCCCGGTTACTGTCACCACTGCCATACCGGAAAATGTCCCGTCGGGATTACGACCCAGGATGCTGTTCTAGAACAACGACTTACACCCGAAATTGGAGCCCGTCATCTCAGAAACTATCTCAAAACGTTGACGATGGAATTAACGACGATCGCCCGTGCCTGTGGCAAACAAAACGTGCATCACCTGGAACGGGAAGACCTCGTCGCCCTAACCGTTGAAGCCGCCGCAATGGCACGTCTGCCCCTAGCGGGCACAAATTGGGTTCCGGGTTGGTGA
- a CDS encoding restriction endonuclease, translated as MSGPKFVRFFSPVIEALKELGGSGRPSEVRDVIAQRLNISEQEQTELLEGGASRFDNQVAWARFYLVKAGLVDSSKRGVWSLSDKGRTIESLSFDEARALFKQVHAEFEGDKSSEEPSELEPVGESIAPNDTAVSDDSSYRKKLLEILTSLSPEGFERLCQRLLRESGFEQVTVTGRSGDGGIDGHGILQVNPFVSFKVLFQCKRYVGAVSVSQVRDFRGAMMGRADKGIILTTGTFTSDAQKEAVRDGATPIELVHGEKLLDMFENLELGLIPRKTFDVDFHFFQEFQT; from the coding sequence ATGAGTGGACCTAAATTTGTTCGTTTCTTCTCTCCAGTGATTGAAGCTCTTAAGGAATTAGGTGGTTCAGGTCGCCCTTCTGAGGTAAGAGATGTTATTGCACAGCGCTTAAATATATCAGAACAAGAACAAACAGAACTTCTAGAAGGTGGGGCTTCACGCTTTGACAATCAAGTTGCATGGGCTAGGTTTTATCTTGTCAAAGCTGGATTAGTAGATTCATCAAAGCGTGGTGTTTGGAGTTTAAGTGACAAAGGTAGAACTATTGAATCTTTATCTTTTGATGAAGCGCGCGCGCTCTTTAAACAAGTTCATGCTGAATTTGAGGGTGATAAGAGTTCAGAAGAACCTTCAGAACTTGAGCCAGTTGGAGAAAGTATTGCTCCTAACGATACCGCAGTTAGTGATGACTCTTCGTATCGCAAAAAACTTCTTGAGATCCTGACATCACTTTCTCCAGAAGGATTTGAGCGTTTGTGTCAACGTTTGTTGAGAGAATCTGGATTTGAGCAAGTTACAGTTACAGGGCGTTCTGGAGACGGTGGAATTGACGGACATGGAATTTTGCAAGTTAATCCATTCGTAAGTTTTAAGGTACTTTTTCAATGCAAACGATATGTGGGTGCAGTATCGGTTTCTCAAGTAAGAGATTTTCGAGGAGCGATGATGGGAAGAGCGGACAAAGGGATTATTCTGACAACTGGAACATTTACATCAGATGCTCAAAAGGAGGCAGTTCGAGACGGTGCAACACCAATTGAACTGGTTCATGGAGAAAAGCTTCTTGATATGTTTGAGAATTTAGAGCTTGGGTTAATTCCTCGAAAAACTTTCGATGTGGATTTCCATTTTTTTCAGGAATTTCAAACATAG
- a CDS encoding protein glxC gives MDRLTFDLTQTPLREVNHFLHHNVSQNGGQAIDLLNPDGAHNIAVGLDAPIEVNILGHAGYYAAGMNKLANVTIHGNVGPGVAENMMSGRVHVKGFASVSAGASAHGGLLIIEGDTSLRCGISLKGADIVVGGNVGSFSAFMAQAGRMVICGNAGDALGDSLYEAVLYVRGSIKSLGADAQIEPMSEADYEVVKELLDKAGFSHAPHEFKRIASAKQLYHWNADANQEY, from the coding sequence ATGGACCGTTTGACCTTTGATTTAACGCAAACACCGCTGCGGGAAGTAAATCACTTTCTGCATCACAACGTCAGTCAAAACGGTGGACAGGCGATCGATCTGCTCAATCCAGATGGCGCACACAACATTGCGGTTGGGTTGGATGCCCCGATTGAAGTCAATATCCTCGGTCATGCCGGTTACTACGCAGCCGGGATGAACAAACTGGCAAATGTCACCATTCATGGAAACGTCGGTCCCGGTGTTGCCGAAAACATGATGTCCGGTCGCGTTCATGTTAAGGGATTTGCTTCCGTTTCAGCGGGGGCTTCTGCCCACGGTGGATTGCTAATCATTGAGGGAGACACCAGCCTGCGCTGCGGTATTTCCCTCAAAGGTGCAGACATTGTGGTGGGTGGCAATGTCGGTAGTTTCTCCGCATTCATGGCGCAAGCCGGACGCATGGTCATTTGTGGCAATGCCGGAGATGCATTGGGAGATTCCCTTTACGAAGCCGTTCTTTATGTGCGCGGTAGCATCAAATCCCTCGGTGCCGATGCCCAGATTGAACCCATGTCTGAAGCGGATTATGAGGTAGTAAAAGAACTGCTCGATAAAGCAGGTTTCTCCCACGCTCCCCACGAGTTCAAACGCATTGCTTCGGCAAAGCAACTGTATCATTGGAATGCGGATGCCAATCAGGAGTATTAG